Proteins from one Salvelinus sp. IW2-2015 linkage group LG32, ASM291031v2, whole genome shotgun sequence genomic window:
- the LOC111956547 gene encoding regulator of nonsense transcripts 1 isoform X3, which translates to MSVEAYGPSSQTLTFLDTEEADLLGADTQGSEYEFTDFTLPSQTQTGQTQSQLDNQVNGPDGVLQNGEDSVVKASQLLAELNFEEDEEDTYYTKDLPVHACSYCGIHDPACVVYCNTSKKWFCNGRGNTSGSHIVNHLVRAKSKEVTLHKDGPLGETVLECYNCGCRNVFLLGFIPAKADSVVVLLCRQPCASQSSLKDINWDSSQWQPLIQDRCFLSWLVKIPSEQEQLRARQITAQQINKLEELWKENPTATLEDLEKPGVDEEPQHVLLRYEDAYQYQNIFGPLVKLEADYDKKLKESQTQDNITVRWDLGLNKKRIAYFSLPKTDSGDMRLMQGDEICLRYKGDLAPLWKGIGHVIKVPDNYGDEIAIELRSSAGAPVEVPHNFQVDFVWKSTSFDRMQSALKTFAVDETSVSGYIYHKLLGHEVEDVVIKCQLPKRFTAQGLPDLNHSQVYAVKTVLQRPLSLIQGPPGTGKTVTSATVVYHLARQGNGPVLVCAPSNIAVDQLTEKIHMSGLKVVRLCAKSREAIDSPVSFLALHNQIRNMDSIPELQKLQQLKDETGELSSSDEKRYRALKRTAERELLTNADVICCTCVGAGDPRLAKMQFRSILIDESTQATEPECMVPVILGAKQLILVGDHCQLGPVVMCKKAAKAGLSQSLFERLVVLGIRPIRLQVQYRMHPALSAFPSNIFYEGSLQNGVTAADRIKKGFDFQWPQPDKPMFFYVTQGQEEIASSGTSYLNRTEASNVEKITTRLLKAGAKPDQIGIITPYEGQRSYLVQYMQFSGSLHTKLYQEVEIASVDAFQGREKDFIILSCVRANEHQGIGFLNDPRRLNVALTRARYGVIIVGNPKALSKQPLWNHLLNYYKEQKVLVEGPLNNLRESLMQFSKPRKLVNAVNPGGRFMSTAMYDAREALIPGSVYDRSSTARTSNMYFQTHDQIGMIGPGPMASLNIPIPFNLVMPPMPPPGYLGQVNGPQAGRGGGMKGKAGGGARGGRQRSRGMASHGGGNGQHGHMSGSQASQDLGSQPFSQGPLTQGYITMSQPSQMSQPGLSQPELSQDSYLGDEFKSQIDVALSQDSTYQGERAYQHGVTGLSQY; encoded by the exons ATGAGTGTTGAGGCGTACGGGCCGAGCTCGCAGACTCTCACGTTCCTGGACACCGAGGAAGCCGACTTGCTTGGAGCAGATACCCAGGGTTCGGAATATGAGTTCACAGATTTTACCCTACCGAGCCAGACTCAAACAGGCCAGACTCAGAGTCAGTTGGACAACCAG GTGAATGGGCCTGATGGAGTTCTGCAGAATGGGGAAGACTCTGTTGTAAAAGCAAGTCAACTCCTTGCAGAGTTGAACTTTGAAGAAGACGAGGAGGACACCTATTATACTAAAGACCTCCCAGTGCATGCATGCAG TTACTGTGGCATTCACGATCCGGCATGCGTGGTGTATTGCAACACCAGCAAGAAGTGGTTTTGCAATGGACGCGGCAATACGTCTGGCAG TCACATTGTGAACCACCTGGTCAGAGCAAAGTCCAAGGAGGTGACTCTGCACAAGGACGGTCCTCTGGGGGAGACGGTGCTGGAGTGCTACAACTGTGGCTGTCGCAACGTCTTCCTCCTGGGGTTCATCCCCGCCAAGGCAGACTCTGTGGTGGTATTGCTTTGCAG GCAGCCATGTGCCAGTCAGAGCAGTCTGAAAGACATCAACTGGGACAGCTCCCAGTGGCAGCCGCTGATCCAGGACCGCTGCTTCCTCTCCTGGCTGGTGAAGATCCCCTCGGAGCAGGAGCAGCTTCGGGCCCGCCAGATCACCGCCCAGCAGATCAATAAGCTGGAGGAGCTCTGGAAG GAAAACCCCACGGCCACTCTGGAGGACCTGGAGAAGCCCGGCGTGGACGAGGAGCCTCAGCACGTGTTGCTGCGCTACGAGGATGCCTACCAGTACCAGAACATATTTGGCCCCCTGGTCAAACTGGAAGCCGACTACGATAAGAAACTCAAAGAGTCCCAG ACCCAAGACAATATAACTGTCAGGTGGGACTTGGGACTCAATAAAAAGCGGATTGCTTATTTCAGCCTTCCCAAGACGGACTCAGGTG ACATGCGCCTGATGCAGGGTGATGAGATTTGCCTGAGGTACAAGGGAGATCTTGCCCCACTCTGGAAGGGTATTGGACATGTCATCAAAGTCCCAGACA ACTATGGCGACGAGATAGCCATCGAGCTGAGGAGCAGTGCTGGGGCTCCTGTGGAAGTACCACATAACTTCCAGGTTGACTTTGTGTGGAAGTCCACCTCTTTTGACAG GATGCAGAGCGCCCTGAAGACCTTTGCCGTGGACGAGACCTCTGTGTCCGGGTACATCTACCACAAGCTGCTGGGTCACGAGGTGGAGGATGTGGTCATCAAGTGTCAGCTGCCCAAACGCTTCACCGCCCAGGGCCTGCCTGACCTCAACCACTCACAG GTGTATGCTGTGAAGACCGTGCTGCAGCGTCCTCTCAGTCTCATCCAGGGCCCCCCTGGCACGGGGAAAACGGTCACCTCTGCCACTGTAGTCTACCACCTGGCCAGACAGGGCAACGG gccagTGCTGGTGTGCGCTCCCAGCAACATCGCGGTGGACCAGCTGACTGAGAAGATCCACATGTCGGGCCTGAAGGTGGTGAGGCTCTGTGCCAAGAGCAGAGAGGCCATCGACTCCCCTGTGTCCTTCCTGGCTCTGCACAACCAGATCCGCAACATGGACAG TATACCAGAGCTTCAGAAGCTGCAGCAGCTGAAGGACGAGACTGGGGAGCTGTCCTCCTCTGATGAGAAGCGCTACAGGGCCCTGAAGCGCACCGCCGAGAGGGAACTACTCACA AATGCTGATGTGATCTGCTGTACCTGTGTGGGAGCAGGGGACCCCCGCCTGGCCAAGATGCAGTTCCGCTCCATCCTCATTGATGAGAGCACGCAGGCCACTGAGCCCGAGTGCATGGTGCCTGTCATACTGGGGGCCAAACAG ctGATTCTGGTGGGAGACCACTGCCAGCTGGGTCCAGTAGTGATGTGTAAGAAGGCAGCCAAAGCGGGCCTGTCCCAGTCCCTGTTTGAGCGTCTGGTGGTGCTGGGCATCAGGCCCATCCGTCTGCAGGTGCAGTACCGTATGCACCCAGCCCTCAGTGCCTTCCCCTCCAACATCTTCTACGAGGGCTCCCTGCAGAACGGAGTCACCGCGG CTGACCGCATCAAGAAAGGCTTTGACTTCCAGTGGCCACAGCCAGACAAACCCATGTTCTTCTATGTGACCCAGGGCCAGGAGGAAATCGCAAGCTCCGGAACCTCCTATCTAAACAG GACTGAGGCTTCCAACGTGGAGAAGATCACCACCAGGCTGCTCAAGGCCGGGGCCAAGCCTGACCAGATAGGCATCATCACCCCCTACGAGGGCCAGAGGTCCTATCTGGTGCAGTACATGCAGTTCAGTGGCTCTCTCCACACCAAGCTCTACCAG GAGGTGGAGATAGCCAGTGTCGATGCCTTCCAGGGCAGAGAGAAGGACTTCATCATCCTGTCCTGTGTCAGAGCCAACGAGCACCAGGGCATCGGCTTCCTCAACGACCCACGACGTCTCAACGTGGCTCTCACCAGGGCCAG GTATGGGGTTATCATCGTGGGCAACCCCAAGGCCCTGTCCAAGCAGCCTCTGTGGAACCACCTGCTCAACTACTACAAGGAGCAGAAGGTTCTGGTGGAGGGACCCCTCAACAACCTGAGGGAGAGCCTCATGCAGTTCAGCAAGCCTCGCAAGCTGGTCAACGCCGTCAACCCT GGGGGCCGTTTCATGAGCACAGCCATGTATGATGCCAGGGAAGCTCTTATTCCTGGATCTGTGTATGACCGCAGCAGCACTG CACGTACATCCAACATGTACTTCCAGACCCACGACCAGATTGGCATGATTGGCCCAGGCCCCATGGCCTCTTTGAACATCCCCATCCCCTTCAACCTGGTCATGCCCCCCATGCCCCCGCCAGGCTACCTGGGCCAGGTCAACGGCCCCCAAGCAGGCCGTGGCGGAGGTATGAAGGGTAAGGCGGGCGGAGGGGCACGAGGCGGGCGCCAGAGGAGTCGTGGTATGGCGAGCCATGGCGGGGGCAACGGGCAGCACGGCCACATGAGTGGCAGCCAGGCCAGCCAGGACCTGGGCTCCCAGCCCTTCTCCCAGGGACCCCTGACCCAGGGCTACATCACCATGAGCCAGCCCTCCCAGATGAGCCAGCCTGGCCTGTCCCAGCCTGAACTCTCCCAG gACAGCTACCTTGGCGATGAGTTCAAGTCCCAGATTGACGTGGCCCTCTCCCAAGACTCCACCTACCAGGGTGAACGAGCCTATCAACATGGTGTGACTGGACTGTCCCAGTACTAG
- the LOC111956547 gene encoding regulator of nonsense transcripts 1 isoform X1: MSVEAYGPSSQTLTFLDTEEADLLGADTQGSEYEFTDFTLPSQTQTGQTQSQLDNQVNGPDGVLQNGEDSVVKASQLLAELNFEEDEEDTYYTKDLPVHACSYCGIHDPACVVYCNTSKKWFCNGRGNTSGSHIVNHLVRAKSKEVTLHKDGPLGETVLECYNCGCRNVFLLGFIPAKADSVVVLLCRQPCASQSSLKDINWDSSQWQPLIQDRCFLSWLVKIPSEQEQLRARQITAQQINKLEELWKENPTATLEDLEKPGVDEEPQHVLLRYEDAYQYQNIFGPLVKLEADYDKKLKESQTQDNITVRWDLGLNKKRIAYFSLPKTDSGDMRLMQGDEICLRYKGDLAPLWKGIGHVIKVPDNYGDEIAIELRSSAGAPVEVPHNFQVDFVWKSTSFDRMQSALKTFAVDETSVSGYIYHKLLGHEVEDVVIKCQLPKRFTAQGLPDLNHSQVYAVKTVLQRPLSLIQGPPGTGKTVTSATVVYHLARQGNGPVLVCAPSNIAVDQLTEKIHMSGLKVVRLCAKSREAIDSPVSFLALHNQIRNMDSIPELQKLQQLKDETGELSSSDEKRYRALKRTAERELLTNADVICCTCVGAGDPRLAKMQFRSILIDESTQATEPECMVPVILGAKQLILVGDHCQLGPVVMCKKAAKAGLSQSLFERLVVLGIRPIRLQVQYRMHPALSAFPSNIFYEGSLQNGVTAADRIKKGFDFQWPQPDKPMFFYVTQGQEEIASSGTSYLNRTEASNVEKITTRLLKAGAKPDQIGIITPYEGQRSYLVQYMQFSGSLHTKLYQEVEIASVDAFQGREKDFIILSCVRANEHQGIGFLNDPRRLNVALTRARYGVIIVGNPKALSKQPLWNHLLNYYKEQKVLVEGPLNNLRESLMQFSKPRKLVNAVNPVSLGGRFMSTAMYDAREALIPGSVYDRSSTARTSNMYFQTHDQIGMIGPGPMASLNIPIPFNLVMPPMPPPGYLGQVNGPQAGRGGGMKGKAGGGARGGRQRSRGMASHGGGNGQHGHMSGSQASQDLGSQPFSQGPLTQGYITMSQPSQMSQPGLSQPELSQDSYLGDEFKSQIDVALSQDSTYQGERAYQHGVTGLSQY, encoded by the exons ATGAGTGTTGAGGCGTACGGGCCGAGCTCGCAGACTCTCACGTTCCTGGACACCGAGGAAGCCGACTTGCTTGGAGCAGATACCCAGGGTTCGGAATATGAGTTCACAGATTTTACCCTACCGAGCCAGACTCAAACAGGCCAGACTCAGAGTCAGTTGGACAACCAG GTGAATGGGCCTGATGGAGTTCTGCAGAATGGGGAAGACTCTGTTGTAAAAGCAAGTCAACTCCTTGCAGAGTTGAACTTTGAAGAAGACGAGGAGGACACCTATTATACTAAAGACCTCCCAGTGCATGCATGCAG TTACTGTGGCATTCACGATCCGGCATGCGTGGTGTATTGCAACACCAGCAAGAAGTGGTTTTGCAATGGACGCGGCAATACGTCTGGCAG TCACATTGTGAACCACCTGGTCAGAGCAAAGTCCAAGGAGGTGACTCTGCACAAGGACGGTCCTCTGGGGGAGACGGTGCTGGAGTGCTACAACTGTGGCTGTCGCAACGTCTTCCTCCTGGGGTTCATCCCCGCCAAGGCAGACTCTGTGGTGGTATTGCTTTGCAG GCAGCCATGTGCCAGTCAGAGCAGTCTGAAAGACATCAACTGGGACAGCTCCCAGTGGCAGCCGCTGATCCAGGACCGCTGCTTCCTCTCCTGGCTGGTGAAGATCCCCTCGGAGCAGGAGCAGCTTCGGGCCCGCCAGATCACCGCCCAGCAGATCAATAAGCTGGAGGAGCTCTGGAAG GAAAACCCCACGGCCACTCTGGAGGACCTGGAGAAGCCCGGCGTGGACGAGGAGCCTCAGCACGTGTTGCTGCGCTACGAGGATGCCTACCAGTACCAGAACATATTTGGCCCCCTGGTCAAACTGGAAGCCGACTACGATAAGAAACTCAAAGAGTCCCAG ACCCAAGACAATATAACTGTCAGGTGGGACTTGGGACTCAATAAAAAGCGGATTGCTTATTTCAGCCTTCCCAAGACGGACTCAGGTG ACATGCGCCTGATGCAGGGTGATGAGATTTGCCTGAGGTACAAGGGAGATCTTGCCCCACTCTGGAAGGGTATTGGACATGTCATCAAAGTCCCAGACA ACTATGGCGACGAGATAGCCATCGAGCTGAGGAGCAGTGCTGGGGCTCCTGTGGAAGTACCACATAACTTCCAGGTTGACTTTGTGTGGAAGTCCACCTCTTTTGACAG GATGCAGAGCGCCCTGAAGACCTTTGCCGTGGACGAGACCTCTGTGTCCGGGTACATCTACCACAAGCTGCTGGGTCACGAGGTGGAGGATGTGGTCATCAAGTGTCAGCTGCCCAAACGCTTCACCGCCCAGGGCCTGCCTGACCTCAACCACTCACAG GTGTATGCTGTGAAGACCGTGCTGCAGCGTCCTCTCAGTCTCATCCAGGGCCCCCCTGGCACGGGGAAAACGGTCACCTCTGCCACTGTAGTCTACCACCTGGCCAGACAGGGCAACGG gccagTGCTGGTGTGCGCTCCCAGCAACATCGCGGTGGACCAGCTGACTGAGAAGATCCACATGTCGGGCCTGAAGGTGGTGAGGCTCTGTGCCAAGAGCAGAGAGGCCATCGACTCCCCTGTGTCCTTCCTGGCTCTGCACAACCAGATCCGCAACATGGACAG TATACCAGAGCTTCAGAAGCTGCAGCAGCTGAAGGACGAGACTGGGGAGCTGTCCTCCTCTGATGAGAAGCGCTACAGGGCCCTGAAGCGCACCGCCGAGAGGGAACTACTCACA AATGCTGATGTGATCTGCTGTACCTGTGTGGGAGCAGGGGACCCCCGCCTGGCCAAGATGCAGTTCCGCTCCATCCTCATTGATGAGAGCACGCAGGCCACTGAGCCCGAGTGCATGGTGCCTGTCATACTGGGGGCCAAACAG ctGATTCTGGTGGGAGACCACTGCCAGCTGGGTCCAGTAGTGATGTGTAAGAAGGCAGCCAAAGCGGGCCTGTCCCAGTCCCTGTTTGAGCGTCTGGTGGTGCTGGGCATCAGGCCCATCCGTCTGCAGGTGCAGTACCGTATGCACCCAGCCCTCAGTGCCTTCCCCTCCAACATCTTCTACGAGGGCTCCCTGCAGAACGGAGTCACCGCGG CTGACCGCATCAAGAAAGGCTTTGACTTCCAGTGGCCACAGCCAGACAAACCCATGTTCTTCTATGTGACCCAGGGCCAGGAGGAAATCGCAAGCTCCGGAACCTCCTATCTAAACAG GACTGAGGCTTCCAACGTGGAGAAGATCACCACCAGGCTGCTCAAGGCCGGGGCCAAGCCTGACCAGATAGGCATCATCACCCCCTACGAGGGCCAGAGGTCCTATCTGGTGCAGTACATGCAGTTCAGTGGCTCTCTCCACACCAAGCTCTACCAG GAGGTGGAGATAGCCAGTGTCGATGCCTTCCAGGGCAGAGAGAAGGACTTCATCATCCTGTCCTGTGTCAGAGCCAACGAGCACCAGGGCATCGGCTTCCTCAACGACCCACGACGTCTCAACGTGGCTCTCACCAGGGCCAG GTATGGGGTTATCATCGTGGGCAACCCCAAGGCCCTGTCCAAGCAGCCTCTGTGGAACCACCTGCTCAACTACTACAAGGAGCAGAAGGTTCTGGTGGAGGGACCCCTCAACAACCTGAGGGAGAGCCTCATGCAGTTCAGCAAGCCTCGCAAGCTGGTCAACGCCGTCAACCCTGTGAGTCTT GGGGGCCGTTTCATGAGCACAGCCATGTATGATGCCAGGGAAGCTCTTATTCCTGGATCTGTGTATGACCGCAGCAGCACTG CACGTACATCCAACATGTACTTCCAGACCCACGACCAGATTGGCATGATTGGCCCAGGCCCCATGGCCTCTTTGAACATCCCCATCCCCTTCAACCTGGTCATGCCCCCCATGCCCCCGCCAGGCTACCTGGGCCAGGTCAACGGCCCCCAAGCAGGCCGTGGCGGAGGTATGAAGGGTAAGGCGGGCGGAGGGGCACGAGGCGGGCGCCAGAGGAGTCGTGGTATGGCGAGCCATGGCGGGGGCAACGGGCAGCACGGCCACATGAGTGGCAGCCAGGCCAGCCAGGACCTGGGCTCCCAGCCCTTCTCCCAGGGACCCCTGACCCAGGGCTACATCACCATGAGCCAGCCCTCCCAGATGAGCCAGCCTGGCCTGTCCCAGCCTGAACTCTCCCAG gACAGCTACCTTGGCGATGAGTTCAAGTCCCAGATTGACGTGGCCCTCTCCCAAGACTCCACCTACCAGGGTGAACGAGCCTATCAACATGGTGTGACTGGACTGTCCCAGTACTAG
- the LOC111956547 gene encoding regulator of nonsense transcripts 1 isoform X2, translating to MSVEAYGPSSQTLTFLDTEEADLLGADTQGSEYEFTDFTLPSQTQTGQTQSQLDNQVNGPDGVLQNGEDSVVKASQLLAELNFEEDEEDTYYTKDLPVHACSYCGIHDPACVVYCNTSKKWFCNGRGNTSGSHIVNHLVRAKSKEVTLHKDGPLGETVLECYNCGCRNVFLLGFIPAKADSVVVLLCRQPCASQSSLKDINWDSSQWQPLIQDRCFLSWLVKIPSEQEQLRARQITAQQINKLEELWKENPTATLEDLEKPGVDEEPQHVLLRYEDAYQYQNIFGPLVKLEADYDKKLKESQTQDNITVRWDLGLNKKRIAYFSLPKTDSDMRLMQGDEICLRYKGDLAPLWKGIGHVIKVPDNYGDEIAIELRSSAGAPVEVPHNFQVDFVWKSTSFDRMQSALKTFAVDETSVSGYIYHKLLGHEVEDVVIKCQLPKRFTAQGLPDLNHSQVYAVKTVLQRPLSLIQGPPGTGKTVTSATVVYHLARQGNGPVLVCAPSNIAVDQLTEKIHMSGLKVVRLCAKSREAIDSPVSFLALHNQIRNMDSIPELQKLQQLKDETGELSSSDEKRYRALKRTAERELLTNADVICCTCVGAGDPRLAKMQFRSILIDESTQATEPECMVPVILGAKQLILVGDHCQLGPVVMCKKAAKAGLSQSLFERLVVLGIRPIRLQVQYRMHPALSAFPSNIFYEGSLQNGVTAADRIKKGFDFQWPQPDKPMFFYVTQGQEEIASSGTSYLNRTEASNVEKITTRLLKAGAKPDQIGIITPYEGQRSYLVQYMQFSGSLHTKLYQEVEIASVDAFQGREKDFIILSCVRANEHQGIGFLNDPRRLNVALTRARYGVIIVGNPKALSKQPLWNHLLNYYKEQKVLVEGPLNNLRESLMQFSKPRKLVNAVNPVSLGGRFMSTAMYDAREALIPGSVYDRSSTARTSNMYFQTHDQIGMIGPGPMASLNIPIPFNLVMPPMPPPGYLGQVNGPQAGRGGGMKGKAGGGARGGRQRSRGMASHGGGNGQHGHMSGSQASQDLGSQPFSQGPLTQGYITMSQPSQMSQPGLSQPELSQDSYLGDEFKSQIDVALSQDSTYQGERAYQHGVTGLSQY from the exons ATGAGTGTTGAGGCGTACGGGCCGAGCTCGCAGACTCTCACGTTCCTGGACACCGAGGAAGCCGACTTGCTTGGAGCAGATACCCAGGGTTCGGAATATGAGTTCACAGATTTTACCCTACCGAGCCAGACTCAAACAGGCCAGACTCAGAGTCAGTTGGACAACCAG GTGAATGGGCCTGATGGAGTTCTGCAGAATGGGGAAGACTCTGTTGTAAAAGCAAGTCAACTCCTTGCAGAGTTGAACTTTGAAGAAGACGAGGAGGACACCTATTATACTAAAGACCTCCCAGTGCATGCATGCAG TTACTGTGGCATTCACGATCCGGCATGCGTGGTGTATTGCAACACCAGCAAGAAGTGGTTTTGCAATGGACGCGGCAATACGTCTGGCAG TCACATTGTGAACCACCTGGTCAGAGCAAAGTCCAAGGAGGTGACTCTGCACAAGGACGGTCCTCTGGGGGAGACGGTGCTGGAGTGCTACAACTGTGGCTGTCGCAACGTCTTCCTCCTGGGGTTCATCCCCGCCAAGGCAGACTCTGTGGTGGTATTGCTTTGCAG GCAGCCATGTGCCAGTCAGAGCAGTCTGAAAGACATCAACTGGGACAGCTCCCAGTGGCAGCCGCTGATCCAGGACCGCTGCTTCCTCTCCTGGCTGGTGAAGATCCCCTCGGAGCAGGAGCAGCTTCGGGCCCGCCAGATCACCGCCCAGCAGATCAATAAGCTGGAGGAGCTCTGGAAG GAAAACCCCACGGCCACTCTGGAGGACCTGGAGAAGCCCGGCGTGGACGAGGAGCCTCAGCACGTGTTGCTGCGCTACGAGGATGCCTACCAGTACCAGAACATATTTGGCCCCCTGGTCAAACTGGAAGCCGACTACGATAAGAAACTCAAAGAGTCCCAG ACCCAAGACAATATAACTGTCAGGTGGGACTTGGGACTCAATAAAAAGCGGATTGCTTATTTCAGCCTTCCCAAGACGGACTCAG ACATGCGCCTGATGCAGGGTGATGAGATTTGCCTGAGGTACAAGGGAGATCTTGCCCCACTCTGGAAGGGTATTGGACATGTCATCAAAGTCCCAGACA ACTATGGCGACGAGATAGCCATCGAGCTGAGGAGCAGTGCTGGGGCTCCTGTGGAAGTACCACATAACTTCCAGGTTGACTTTGTGTGGAAGTCCACCTCTTTTGACAG GATGCAGAGCGCCCTGAAGACCTTTGCCGTGGACGAGACCTCTGTGTCCGGGTACATCTACCACAAGCTGCTGGGTCACGAGGTGGAGGATGTGGTCATCAAGTGTCAGCTGCCCAAACGCTTCACCGCCCAGGGCCTGCCTGACCTCAACCACTCACAG GTGTATGCTGTGAAGACCGTGCTGCAGCGTCCTCTCAGTCTCATCCAGGGCCCCCCTGGCACGGGGAAAACGGTCACCTCTGCCACTGTAGTCTACCACCTGGCCAGACAGGGCAACGG gccagTGCTGGTGTGCGCTCCCAGCAACATCGCGGTGGACCAGCTGACTGAGAAGATCCACATGTCGGGCCTGAAGGTGGTGAGGCTCTGTGCCAAGAGCAGAGAGGCCATCGACTCCCCTGTGTCCTTCCTGGCTCTGCACAACCAGATCCGCAACATGGACAG TATACCAGAGCTTCAGAAGCTGCAGCAGCTGAAGGACGAGACTGGGGAGCTGTCCTCCTCTGATGAGAAGCGCTACAGGGCCCTGAAGCGCACCGCCGAGAGGGAACTACTCACA AATGCTGATGTGATCTGCTGTACCTGTGTGGGAGCAGGGGACCCCCGCCTGGCCAAGATGCAGTTCCGCTCCATCCTCATTGATGAGAGCACGCAGGCCACTGAGCCCGAGTGCATGGTGCCTGTCATACTGGGGGCCAAACAG ctGATTCTGGTGGGAGACCACTGCCAGCTGGGTCCAGTAGTGATGTGTAAGAAGGCAGCCAAAGCGGGCCTGTCCCAGTCCCTGTTTGAGCGTCTGGTGGTGCTGGGCATCAGGCCCATCCGTCTGCAGGTGCAGTACCGTATGCACCCAGCCCTCAGTGCCTTCCCCTCCAACATCTTCTACGAGGGCTCCCTGCAGAACGGAGTCACCGCGG CTGACCGCATCAAGAAAGGCTTTGACTTCCAGTGGCCACAGCCAGACAAACCCATGTTCTTCTATGTGACCCAGGGCCAGGAGGAAATCGCAAGCTCCGGAACCTCCTATCTAAACAG GACTGAGGCTTCCAACGTGGAGAAGATCACCACCAGGCTGCTCAAGGCCGGGGCCAAGCCTGACCAGATAGGCATCATCACCCCCTACGAGGGCCAGAGGTCCTATCTGGTGCAGTACATGCAGTTCAGTGGCTCTCTCCACACCAAGCTCTACCAG GAGGTGGAGATAGCCAGTGTCGATGCCTTCCAGGGCAGAGAGAAGGACTTCATCATCCTGTCCTGTGTCAGAGCCAACGAGCACCAGGGCATCGGCTTCCTCAACGACCCACGACGTCTCAACGTGGCTCTCACCAGGGCCAG GTATGGGGTTATCATCGTGGGCAACCCCAAGGCCCTGTCCAAGCAGCCTCTGTGGAACCACCTGCTCAACTACTACAAGGAGCAGAAGGTTCTGGTGGAGGGACCCCTCAACAACCTGAGGGAGAGCCTCATGCAGTTCAGCAAGCCTCGCAAGCTGGTCAACGCCGTCAACCCTGTGAGTCTT GGGGGCCGTTTCATGAGCACAGCCATGTATGATGCCAGGGAAGCTCTTATTCCTGGATCTGTGTATGACCGCAGCAGCACTG CACGTACATCCAACATGTACTTCCAGACCCACGACCAGATTGGCATGATTGGCCCAGGCCCCATGGCCTCTTTGAACATCCCCATCCCCTTCAACCTGGTCATGCCCCCCATGCCCCCGCCAGGCTACCTGGGCCAGGTCAACGGCCCCCAAGCAGGCCGTGGCGGAGGTATGAAGGGTAAGGCGGGCGGAGGGGCACGAGGCGGGCGCCAGAGGAGTCGTGGTATGGCGAGCCATGGCGGGGGCAACGGGCAGCACGGCCACATGAGTGGCAGCCAGGCCAGCCAGGACCTGGGCTCCCAGCCCTTCTCCCAGGGACCCCTGACCCAGGGCTACATCACCATGAGCCAGCCCTCCCAGATGAGCCAGCCTGGCCTGTCCCAGCCTGAACTCTCCCAG gACAGCTACCTTGGCGATGAGTTCAAGTCCCAGATTGACGTGGCCCTCTCCCAAGACTCCACCTACCAGGGTGAACGAGCCTATCAACATGGTGTGACTGGACTGTCCCAGTACTAG